In a genomic window of Nostoc sp. UHCC 0870:
- the trpS gene encoding tryptophan--tRNA ligase: MGKQRVLSGVQPTGNLHLGNYLGAIRNWVEIQEQYENFFCVVDLHAITVPHNPATLAADSYTIAALYLACGIDLKYSNIFIQSHVSAHSELAWLLNCITPLNWLQDMIQFKEKALKQGENVGAGLLIYPVLMAADILLYQADKVPVGEDQKQHLELTRDIVNRFNHQFAKDTPVLKLPDPLIRKEGARVMSLTDGTRKMSKSDPSELSRINLLDPPDQIANKIKRCKTDPVRGLTFDDPERPECNNLLTLYMLLSSKTKEEVAAECQDMGWGQFKPLFTETAINALKPIQEKYQQIMDDKGYLESVLRDGREKAEAIANQTLRDVKAALGYSMPL, encoded by the coding sequence ATGGGTAAGCAGCGTGTTCTTTCTGGAGTTCAACCAACTGGTAACTTACACTTGGGTAACTACTTAGGAGCAATTCGCAACTGGGTAGAAATCCAAGAACAGTATGAAAATTTCTTTTGTGTCGTAGATTTACACGCGATTACAGTACCGCATAATCCAGCGACATTGGCAGCAGATAGTTATACAATTGCTGCACTTTATTTAGCCTGTGGTATTGACTTAAAATACTCCAATATCTTTATTCAATCTCACGTCTCAGCCCACAGTGAACTAGCTTGGTTACTCAACTGCATCACACCCCTAAATTGGCTGCAAGACATGATTCAGTTTAAAGAAAAAGCCCTCAAGCAAGGGGAAAATGTCGGTGCAGGCTTGTTAATCTACCCCGTACTGATGGCGGCTGATATTTTGCTCTATCAAGCTGATAAAGTGCCAGTGGGTGAAGACCAAAAACAACACTTGGAACTGACACGGGATATTGTTAACAGATTTAATCACCAATTCGCTAAGGATACACCTGTGCTGAAATTGCCAGATCCTTTAATCCGTAAGGAAGGCGCGAGAGTGATGAGTCTGACAGATGGGACACGCAAAATGTCTAAATCCGATCCTTCAGAGTTAAGCCGGATTAATCTTTTAGATCCACCAGATCAAATTGCGAATAAAATTAAACGCTGTAAAACCGATCCAGTACGCGGTTTAACCTTTGACGACCCAGAACGCCCAGAGTGCAACAACTTGCTAACGTTGTATATGCTACTCTCTAGCAAGACCAAGGAAGAAGTAGCGGCTGAGTGTCAAGATATGGGCTGGGGACAATTTAAGCCATTGTTCACTGAAACAGCAATTAATGCTTTAAAACCCATCCAAGAAAAATATCAGCAAATCATGGATGACAAAGGTTATCTAGAGTCTGTGTTGCGTGATGGTAGAGAAAAAGCCGAAGCCATCGCCAACCAAACCCTAAGAGATGTAAAAGCTGCATTAGGCTATTCAATGCCTTTGTGA